A portion of the Diprion similis isolate iyDipSimi1 chromosome 4, iyDipSimi1.1, whole genome shotgun sequence genome contains these proteins:
- the LOC124406053 gene encoding cytokine receptor-like factor 3, giving the protein MEGQAFKPPMDLAQHFNKGKDVESESLPCIKNTVSKPRLQVSFTETKEAGDNNTKKHELTTRLENAMSRLQQCEQHIDANWNLDYSVLDIEEGISDKESQLPEQVEEHIKDIIKSAEEYLAKLDEQLNDLRNADDQIINSSERTLKNIDETYQLIMDNLCKKIKERRDLVKLETEVLKCEGLTPLRACKQEVDAQIRSTQHLVVLTDTMLKHPVTFNRDRLGKIITATSHMGRIPAVPMLEELPYVTFSPPSEEAKKEIIDRISCLGCVLRMGPAQFTEVLERPAGLRIKWHVGDPEYASEEQTFIVQKALGEITEPTSPAFETVYIGSDTSCFIREIPVDQPITLRVGIQIPDTAWSIHRITRTSIPAYSWDMNNADYLITNSGRIATKITQNLSTLLSRSAQFGTDHIIEFKFLETASGSNDEGIGLVLEPDGVNESLKRSRALLVTPNGNIFIDGEEKLMRLPKMQLGTRIIFTSEKKDEDTLRMTIECANKAVTYDWTVQTPLHFAARFLEHNKWNFMIK; this is encoded by the exons ATGGAGGGACAAGCGTTTAAACCACCGATGGACTTGGCACAACATTTCAACAAAGGAAAAGATGTTGAGAGTGAAAGTTtaccatgtataaaaaatacagtGTCCAAACCGAGGCTCCAAGTTAGTTTCACTGAAACAAAGGAGGCTGGAGACAATAATACGAAAAAACATGAGCTGACAACGAGACTAGAAAATGCAATGAGCAGATTACAACAGTGCGAACAGCATATTGATGCAAACTGGAATCTTGACTACTCTGTGCTTGATATTGAGGAGGGCATTAGCGACAAGGAATCCCAGCTCCCAGAACAAGTAGAAGAACACATTAAGGATATCATCAAATCTGCTGAAGAGTATTTAGCCAAATTAGATGAACAGTTGAATGATCTCAGAAATGCAGACGATCAG ATAATAAACAGCAGTGAACGAACATTAAAGAACATTGATGAAACGTATCAGCTTATAATGGATAACTTGTGTAAGAAGATCAAGGAGAGACGAGATTTAGTCAAATTGGAAACAGAGGTGCTTAAATGCGAAGGTCTTACTCCCTTGAGAGCCTGCAAACAAGAAGTAGACGCTCAAATTCGCAGCACTCAACATCTCGTTGTGCTAACAGATACTATGCTCAAACATCCTGTTACCTTCAACAGAGACAGACTTGGAAAGATCATCACTGCCACGAGCCATATGGGGAG GATACCAGCAGTTCCAATGCTAGAGGAGCTACCATATGTGACTTTCAGTCCACCCAGTGAGGaagcaaagaaagaaattatagaTCGGATATCGTGCTTGGGCTGTGTGCTGCGAATGGGTCCTGCGCAGTTTACAGAAGTACTTGAACGGCCAGCAGGTCTACGGATAAAGTGGCACGTTGGAGATCCCGAGTATGCTTCGGAGGAGCAAACATTCATAGTGCAAAAAGCACTGGGAGAAATTACCGAGCCGACTTCACCTGCTTTTGAAACTGTCTACATTGGCTCTGACACATCATGTTTCATCAGAGAAATACCCGTAGATCAACCGATAACTCTAAGGGTGGGAATTCAAATCCCTGACACTGCTTGGAGTATTCATCGAATCACCCGAACATCAATACCAGCCTACT CTTGGGACATGAACAATGCGGACTACCTTATTACGAACAGTGGCCGAATTGCAACCAAGATTACACAGAATCTTAGCACTCTGTTATCTCGGAGTGCGCAGTTCGGCACTGACCACATCATAGAGTTCAAA TTCTTAGAGACCGCATCAGGGAGCAATGACGAAGGGATTGGACTAGTACTAGAACCTGATGGTGTGAACGAAAGCTTGAAGAGGAGCAGAGCACTTTTGGTAACACCAAATGGTAACATATTCATAGACGGAGAAGAGAAGCTGATGCGATTACCTAAAATGCAATTGGGCACGAGGATAATATTCACAAGCGAGAAAAAGGACGAGGATACACTCAGGATGACCATAGAATGCGCCAATAAAGCAGTTACTTACGATTGGACTGTGCAGACACCACTGCACTTTGCAGCCAGATTTTTAGAACATAACAAATGGAACTTTATGATCAAGTAA
- the LOC124406062 gene encoding protein BUD31 homolog — protein MPKVRRSKKPPPDGWELIEPTLEELEQKMREAETEPHEGKRKQESLWPIFKIHHQKSRYIYDLFYRRKAISRELYDYCLNENIADKNLIAKWKKVGYENLCCLRCIQTRDTNFGTNCICRVPKGKLEEGRIVECIHCGCRGCSG, from the exons ATGCCGAAAGTTCGACGAAGCAAGAAGCCACCTCCGGATGGCTGGGAACTAATCGAGCCAACGTTGGAGGAATTGGAACAAAAAATGCGAGAAG CTGAAACCGAGCCACacgaaggaaagagaaaacaagAATCATTGTGGccaatatttaaaattcatcaTCAGAAATCTCGTTACATTTACGATTTATTTTATCGTCGCAAAGCCATCAGCAGAG aacTCTATGACTACTGTCTCAACGAGAATATAGCTGACAAGAATCTCATAGCCAAGTGGAAGAAGGTTGGTTATGAAAATCTGTGCTGCCTGCGGTGTATCCAAACCAGAGATACAAATTTTGGTACAAACTGCATCTGCAGGGTTCCGAAGGGAAAGCTCGAGGAAGGAAGAATAGTCGAGTGCATCCATTGTGGATGCAGAGGTTGCTCCGGCTGA
- the LOC124406060 gene encoding 28 kDa heat- and acid-stable phosphoprotein-like, translated as MPRGKFVNHKGRNRRFTNPEELEEQRRQEEKQRQWRQTRGDASSSEEEEQEQSKAAGGDKLKKVDESESESDSESESDSDPDGKAKGVENLIQVENPNRVQKKVKKLSQLNETLAKSSKPELSRREREELEKQRAKAHYQKLHAEGKTDEARADLARLAIIKQQRAEAAKQREDEKKQKELAQQKKTELTQKALGKRS; from the exons ATGCCACGAG GAAAGTTCGTTAATCACAAGGGCAGAAATCGCCGCTTCACGAATCCTGAAGAGTTAGAGGAGCAGCGAAGGCAGGAAGAAAAACAACGACAGTGGAGG CAAACCAGAGGAGACGCAAGTTCTAgcgaggaggaggagcagGAACAATCCAAAGCAGCTGGTGGTGACAAGCTGAAGAAAGTCGATGAGTCTGAATCAGAAAGCGACAGTGAGTCAGAGTCAGACTCGGACCCAGAT GGGAAAGCAAAAGGGGTAGAAAATCTAATTCAAGTAGAAAATCCGAATAGGgtgcaaaaaaaagtgaagaaattatCCCAGCTGAATGAGACGCTAGCAAAATCATCCAAGCCCGAACTCTCACGAAGAGAAAG GGAAGAACTGGAGAAACAAAGAGCAAAGGCACACTACCAGAAACTCCATGCTGAGGGTAAAACGGATGAAGCACGTGCGGATCTGGCTCGACTAGCAATAATTAAGCAGCAGCGAGCAGAGGCTGCTAAACAGCGGGAggatgaaaagaaacaaaaagaattgGCGCAACAAAAGAAGACGGAATTAACGCAGAAGGCTTTGGGAAAACGTTCCTAG